One part of the Trichoplusia ni isolate ovarian cell line Hi5 chromosome 2, tn1, whole genome shotgun sequence genome encodes these proteins:
- the LOC113508376 gene encoding uncharacterized protein LOC113508376 isoform X1: MENDAKVFVSNITRAENNQNNNLYDLLNIVPAKPKRPTVLKTHNCDFKPQTDKYYVSKRKTKLKVKTVGDIRKIFEQDTYSYLSTDLESQEKLLFKRIKRGSSRNDDTKSLASSILKLDRPVFRSTWEMLVNLNPEQHAYPRQFVIWNGKHIQVNGSCGGSKKIICNYDLAYKNQTSQNFNKNICTHSTFDQKKGLIRNSLAVKFKPGPLRKKFCLDQSHQKYHIGNAELINLPKPYLDIQPTYGTALESTLNNYLNNFRQEDGTITQKWAELAVSVLGRVEKSNFVQLNKDCVTFELNYKYDRHQILMRRDKENVLNNLTVKESDTIAKSTKISECNVLPEVEDMMSKILDCVEISLIQDNIYNKDENESNILKDLNSSYTDNNVKTKRRYCELDRLDVTVITMPEIKKLDVNQCGKAHCRLGCICVSLDGTQNLSQHCGRVRCMFECKCGYSNKSGLLSARDNDLECISNLDKKINVKLAKEEKKFHQTVIVTGEKRILLKAERRNCKIPEKYAEFYNNIRIKQENQKNLAVSIVIPKFNFENVVPWCMVHKLYKCFCKGRFTDTGESLNNGTDIAPSLEHSVNVVKDQCTNSSINTSESLRIDQDDKIKRKDRPITPVKITESLEVTSAVDNAKYKTRFSVRNLEKAPNYNDELTEEIYTCARIMPYEGRKFSDGYYRHTNNKILEMEKNDKRLQDRLAVLNQDQHEVKSKNKSRINTTIDSSILDMLYKEDETNPLTIEKNETITSQTKRKRLSSKTKLVAWLEANYKLYKERSDQGLIKKSLEPPKLGKIVLHSWEFILNRYREQKNLFLISQQKPFRIFMAVHTRHPFFDNCLNINDIRFADLHKYPQTVKNLLINATDLKDFFCILRGLAFCWELIGSVAKINEDVDGQEINVESSGKETFVIYDSDDSSEDNTSLETCNKKAEERSLEISDETIASKWFVMTIENDFSEIRFPEKGFFVTHKSIMKVICMARLANKTVRLSSRQCVEESENPSFGIYAMPNTNENCVLVGPYELKDPLGIETVKTFLDFKSYHTKMTSTRGFWMKTSKVDNLQVVENPLSFMSLANPHSKHSIPLENHCLEEGGFHQNHIFPGNHDKIEKPKPSNSPQKVVKPIKIRKTNGFYHLASDGVLKRIALPPNLAKAMPVVLNTCLNTGNGSVLQPAANNMKIVQFSPINSNIKTTSLESNVRSITLQSNVNATPFHVNSITSEANHETTQFESNTETESYVINTPEKEVDTFSLQNENSPKKQERMFVLKPEEINRKLLQESTSSMSTAIAVTEYCSEDEPSNVNMTELLLENTSESEYLGASNDDVYVISDDDESITEFKTENDLRDVWIECTNVIDLGWITGRKNCYNLLSFKFPGYDYSEFYPEDRVFFYINAKLCEMSNSSMSKEIKWKVVESPEQLRGSEIDPEKILSINVHYKDGQLTSDAFEIDRDNLRTYKNKTRKVKTISPCFQPSFSREQESTAQIDLPDVKETFVTRKVQH, encoded by the exons ATGGAAAATGACGCAAAAGTATTCGTTTCAAATATTACCAGAGctgaaaataatcaaaacaacaATCTGTacgatttattaaatatagttCCTGCTAAACCCAAAAGACCAACTGTCTTAAAAACACATAATTGCGATTTCAAACCTCAAACTGATAAGTATTACGTatcgaaaagaaaaacaaaacttaaagtaAAGACCGTCGgagatataagaaaaatatttgaacaggACACTTATTCATATCTATCAACTGATTTGGAATCCcaagaaaaacttttatttaaaagaataaaacgtGGTTCTTCTAGAAATGATGATACAAAATCATTAGCAAGCAGCATATTAAAACTTGATAGACCCGTTTTTAGATCAACATGGGAAATGTTGGTAAACCTGAACCCCGAACAGCATGCTTATCCTCGCCAATTTGTCATATGGAATGGAAAACATATTCAAGTCAATGGTAGTTGTGGAGGcagtaaaaaaattatttgcaaTTATGATTTGGCCTATAAAAACCAGACTTCtcaaaatttcaacaaaaacatttgtactCACTCTACTTTCGACCAAAAGAAAGGACTCATACGCAATTCGTTAGCAGTGAAATTTAAACCAGGGCCTTTACGAAAGAAGTTTTGTCTTGACCAATCACATCAAAAATATCACATTGGGAACGCAGAACTTATAAATCTTCCAAAACCTTACTTAGATATTCAACCTACGTATGGCACTGCGTTAGAATCAACtttgaacaattatttaaacaactttCGCCAGGAAGATGGGACTATTACTCAAAAGTGGGCAGAGTTAGCCGTTTCCGTCTTAGGAAGAGTTGAAAAATCGAACTTTGTTCAATTGAATAAAGATTGCGTGACATTCGaattaaactataaatatgATCGACATCAAATTCTCATGAGACGCGATAAAGAGAACGTGTTAAACAACCTAACTGTAAAAGAATCGGACACTATTGCCAAGAGCACAAAAATATCTGAATGCAATGTGCTACCTGAAGTAGAAGACATGATGTCGAAAATATTAGATTGTGTAGAAATAAGCTTAATTCAAGATAACATATACAACAAAGACGAAAATGAGTCTAACATCTTAAAAGATTTAAACTCGAGCTACACTGATAATAACGTTAAAACGAAAAGGAGGTACTGTGAATTAGACAGGTTGGACGTCACAGTTATAACTATGCCTGAAATCAAAAAACTAGATGTTAATCAATGCGGGAAAGCACACTGCAGGTTAGGATGTATTTGTGTCTCTTTAGATGGCACGCAAAACTTAAGCCAACATTGTGGCCGAGTTCGGTGTATGTTCGAATGCAAATGTGGTTATAGCAACAAAAGTGGTTTGTTATCTGCAAGAGATAATGATCTAGAATGTATTTCTAATCTagacaagaaaataaatgtaaaattagcCAAAGAGGaaaaaaagtttcatcaaaCGGTTATAGTAACTGGAGAAAAACGAATACTATTAAAGGCAGAAAGAAGAAACTGTAAAATACCAGAAAAATATGCTGAGTTCTATAACAATATTCGTATTAAACAAGAAAACCAGAAAAATCTTGCGGTATCGATAGTTATACCcaaatttaactttgaaaatgtaGTACCGTGGTGCATGGTTCATAAATTATACAAGTGTTTTTGTAAAGGGCGTTTCACAGATACAGGCGAGTCACTGAATAATGGAACTGATATAGCACCATCTTTAGAGCATAGTGTGAATGTTGTGAAAGACCAATGTACAAATAGCTCTATAAATACATCTGAAAGTTTAAGAATAGATCAAGATGAcaagataaaaagaaaagatagGCCTATTACTCCAGTCAAAATTACAGAATCTTTGGAGGTCACTTCAGCTGTCGATAACGCAAAGTATAAAACTAGGTTTTCAGTAAGAAATTTAGAAAAAGCCCCTAATTACAATGATGAATTAACCGAAGAAATTTATACGTGCGCAAGAATAATGCCTTACGAAGGTAGAAAATTTAGCGATGGTTATTACAGGCatactaataacaaaatattagaaatggaaaaaaatgacaaaaggTTACAAGACAGATTAGCTGTTCTTAACCAGGACCAGCAtgaagttaaaagtaaaaataaatcacgCATTAATACCACTATTGATTCATCTATTTTGGATATGCTGTATAAGGAAGATGAAACGAATCCattaacaattgaaaaaaatgaaactattaCCTCTCAAACAAAGCGTAAAAGGTTGTCCAGTAAAACAAAACTAGTAGCTTGGTTAGAAGCCAATTACAAATTGTACAAAGAAAGAAGTGACCAAggtctaataaaaaaatcacttgaACCACCAAAGTTGGGAAAAATAGTGCTCCATTCATGGGAGTTTATATTAAACAGATATAGGGAAcaaaaaaatttgtttttgatatctCAACAGAAACCTTTCAGAATTTTTATGGCAGTACATACACGTCACCCATTTTTTGataattgtttgaatattaatgatattCGATTTGCTGATTTACATAAATATCCACAAACAGttaaaaatttacttattaatgCAACTGACTTAAAAGATTTCTTTTGTATATTACGGGGTTTAGCATTCTGTTGGGAACTAATTGGTTCCGTTgccaaaataaatgaagatgtAGATGGTCAAGAAATTAACGTAGAATCGTCAGGAAAGGAAACGTTTGTTATATACGACAGTGATGATTCTTCGGAAGATAATACATCGCTTGAAACATGTAATAAAAAGGCAGAAGAAAGATCATTAGAAATTTCAGACGAAACTATTGCATCGAAATGGTTTGTCATGACAATAGAAAATGATTTCTCAGAAATTCGATTTCCTGAAAAAGGATTCTTTGTCACGCATAAAAGTATTATGAAAGTAATTTGTATGGCTCGCCTAGCTAATAAAACAGTGCGTCTGTCTTCCAGACAATGTGTGGAGGAAAGCGAAAATCCTTCCTTTGGAATTTACGCAATGCCCAACACTAATGAAAATTGTGTATTGGTTGGCCCGTATGAACTGAAAGATCCCTTAGGAATCGAGactgttaaaacatttttagactTTAAATCTTATCATACAAAAATGACTTCAACTAGAGGTTTTTGGATGAAAACAAGCAAAGTCGATAATTTACAAGTAGTAGAGAATCCGTTATCATTTATGTCTCTTGCTAACCCTCATAGTAAGCACTCAATACCTTTAGAAAACCATTGCCTCGAGGAAGGAGGTTTTCATCAAAATCACATATTTCCTGGAAATCATGATAAAATTGAGAAACCAAAGCCATCAAATTCACCACAAAAGGTTGTCAAACCCATTAAGATACGTAAGACAAATGGTTTTTATCATCTCGCATCGGACGGTGTGTTGAAAAGAATAGCGTTACCACCAAACCTTGCTAAAGCTATGCCAGTTGTACTAAATACGTGTTTAAATACTGGGAATGGTTCAGTATTGCAACCGGCAGCGAATAATATGAAAATCGTCCAATTTTCTCCAAtaaattcaaacattaaaactacTTCGTTAGAGTCGAATGTCAGAAGTATAACATTACAGTCAAATGTTAATGCTACACCATTTCATGTTAATAGTATAACCTCAGAGGCAAATCACGAAACGACACAATTTGAGTCAAATACTGAAACTGAATCGTATGTTATTAATACACCTGAAAAAGAAGTTGatacattttcattacaaaacgAGAATTCTCCGAAGAAACAAGAAAGAATGTTTGTTCTAAAACCTGAGGAAATTAATAGGAAGCTTTTACAAGAAAGTACAAGTTCCATGTCAACTGCAATAGCTGTAACTGAGTATTGTTCTGAGGATGAGCCATCAAACGTTAATATGACGGAATTACTCCTAGAAAATACATCTGAATCTGAGTATTTGGGTGCAAGTAATGATGATGTCTATGTTATTTCGGATGATGATGAGTCAATTACGGAATTCAAGACAGAAAATGATCTCAGGGACGTATGGATAGAATGCACAAATGTCATAGATCTTGGCTGGATTACAGGcagaaaaaattgttacaatttgCTGAGTTTTAAGTTTCCCGGATATGATTATTCTGAGTTTTACCCTGAGGATAGAGTATTCTTCTACATAAATGC aaaattgtGTGAAATGAGTAACAGTTCAAtgtcaaaagaaataaagtggAAAGTTGTCGAATCACCCGAGCAACTCAGAGGAAGCGAAATTGATCCggaaaaaatattaagcatTAAT GTACATTATAAGGATGGGCAGCTAACAAGTGATGCATTCGAAATTGACAGGGATAACTTAAGAACTTATAAGAATAAAACACGGAAAGTCAAAACCATTTCTCCCTGTTTTCAGCCTTCCTTTTCCAGGGAACAGGAATCTACTGCACAG ATTGACTTGCCCGACGTGAAAGAAACTTTTGTAACCAGGAAAGtgcaacattaa
- the LOC113508376 gene encoding uncharacterized protein LOC113508376 isoform X2 produces the protein MENDAKVFVSNITRAENNQNNNLYDLLNIVPAKPKRPTVLKTHNCDFKPQTDKYYVSKRKTKLKVKTVGDIRKIFEQDTYSYLSTDLESQEKLLFKRIKRGSSRNDDTKSLASSILKLDRPVFRSTWEMLVNLNPEQHAYPRQFVIWNGKHIQVNGSCGGSKKIICNYDLAYKNQTSQNFNKNICTHSTFDQKKGLIRNSLAVKFKPGPLRKKFCLDQSHQKYHIGNAELINLPKPYLDIQPTYGTALESTLNNYLNNFRQEDGTITQKWAELAVSVLGRVEKSNFVQLNKDCVTFELNYKYDRHQILMRRDKENVLNNLTVKESDTIAKSTKISECNVLPEVEDMMSKILDCVEISLIQDNIYNKDENESNILKDLNSSYTDNNVKTKRRYCELDRLDVTVITMPEIKKLDVNQCGKAHCRLGCICVSLDGTQNLSQHCGRVRCMFECKCGYSNKSGLLSARDNDLECISNLDKKINVKLAKEEKKFHQTVIVTGEKRILLKAERRNCKIPEKYAEFYNNIRIKQENQKNLAVSIVIPKFNFENVVPWCMVHKLYKCFCKGRFTDTGESLNNGTDIAPSLEHSVNVVKDQCTNSSINTSESLRIDQDDKIKRKDRPITPVKITESLEVTSAVDNAKYKTRFSVRNLEKAPNYNDELTEEIYTCARIMPYEGRKFSDGYYRHTNNKILEMEKNDKRLQDRLAVLNQDQHEVKSKNKSRINTTIDSSILDMLYKEDETNPLTIEKNETITSQTKRKRLSSKTKLVAWLEANYKLYKERSDQGLIKKSLEPPKLGKIVLHSWEFILNRYREQKNLFLISQQKPFRIFMAVHTRHPFFDNCLNINDIRFADLHKYPQTVKNLLINATDLKDFFCILRGLAFCWELIGSVAKINEDVDGQEINVESSGKETFVIYDSDDSSEDNTSLETCNKKAEERSLEISDETIASKWFVMTIENDFSEIRFPEKGFFVTHKSIMKVICMARLANKTVRLSSRQCVEESENPSFGIYAMPNTNENCVLVGPYELKDPLGIETVKTFLDFKSYHTKMTSTRGFWMKTSKVDNLQVVENPLSFMSLANPHSKHSIPLENHCLEEGGFHQNHIFPGNHDKIEKPKPSNSPQKVVKPIKIRKTNGFYHLASDGVLKRIALPPNLAKAMPVVLNTCLNTGNGSVLQPAANNMKIVQFSPINSNIKTTSLESNVRSITLQSNVNATPFHVNSITSEANHETTQFESNTETESYVINTPEKEVDTFSLQNENSPKKQERMFVLKPEEINRKLLQESTSSMSTAIAVTEYCSEDEPSNVNMTELLLENTSESEYLGASNDDVYVISDDDESITEFKTENDLRDVWIECTNVIDLGWITGRKNCYNLLSFKFPGYDYSEFYPEDRVFFYINAKLCEMSNSSMSKEIKWKVVESPEQLRGSEIDPEKILSINPSFSREQESTAQIDLPDVKETFVTRKVQH, from the exons ATGGAAAATGACGCAAAAGTATTCGTTTCAAATATTACCAGAGctgaaaataatcaaaacaacaATCTGTacgatttattaaatatagttCCTGCTAAACCCAAAAGACCAACTGTCTTAAAAACACATAATTGCGATTTCAAACCTCAAACTGATAAGTATTACGTatcgaaaagaaaaacaaaacttaaagtaAAGACCGTCGgagatataagaaaaatatttgaacaggACACTTATTCATATCTATCAACTGATTTGGAATCCcaagaaaaacttttatttaaaagaataaaacgtGGTTCTTCTAGAAATGATGATACAAAATCATTAGCAAGCAGCATATTAAAACTTGATAGACCCGTTTTTAGATCAACATGGGAAATGTTGGTAAACCTGAACCCCGAACAGCATGCTTATCCTCGCCAATTTGTCATATGGAATGGAAAACATATTCAAGTCAATGGTAGTTGTGGAGGcagtaaaaaaattatttgcaaTTATGATTTGGCCTATAAAAACCAGACTTCtcaaaatttcaacaaaaacatttgtactCACTCTACTTTCGACCAAAAGAAAGGACTCATACGCAATTCGTTAGCAGTGAAATTTAAACCAGGGCCTTTACGAAAGAAGTTTTGTCTTGACCAATCACATCAAAAATATCACATTGGGAACGCAGAACTTATAAATCTTCCAAAACCTTACTTAGATATTCAACCTACGTATGGCACTGCGTTAGAATCAACtttgaacaattatttaaacaactttCGCCAGGAAGATGGGACTATTACTCAAAAGTGGGCAGAGTTAGCCGTTTCCGTCTTAGGAAGAGTTGAAAAATCGAACTTTGTTCAATTGAATAAAGATTGCGTGACATTCGaattaaactataaatatgATCGACATCAAATTCTCATGAGACGCGATAAAGAGAACGTGTTAAACAACCTAACTGTAAAAGAATCGGACACTATTGCCAAGAGCACAAAAATATCTGAATGCAATGTGCTACCTGAAGTAGAAGACATGATGTCGAAAATATTAGATTGTGTAGAAATAAGCTTAATTCAAGATAACATATACAACAAAGACGAAAATGAGTCTAACATCTTAAAAGATTTAAACTCGAGCTACACTGATAATAACGTTAAAACGAAAAGGAGGTACTGTGAATTAGACAGGTTGGACGTCACAGTTATAACTATGCCTGAAATCAAAAAACTAGATGTTAATCAATGCGGGAAAGCACACTGCAGGTTAGGATGTATTTGTGTCTCTTTAGATGGCACGCAAAACTTAAGCCAACATTGTGGCCGAGTTCGGTGTATGTTCGAATGCAAATGTGGTTATAGCAACAAAAGTGGTTTGTTATCTGCAAGAGATAATGATCTAGAATGTATTTCTAATCTagacaagaaaataaatgtaaaattagcCAAAGAGGaaaaaaagtttcatcaaaCGGTTATAGTAACTGGAGAAAAACGAATACTATTAAAGGCAGAAAGAAGAAACTGTAAAATACCAGAAAAATATGCTGAGTTCTATAACAATATTCGTATTAAACAAGAAAACCAGAAAAATCTTGCGGTATCGATAGTTATACCcaaatttaactttgaaaatgtaGTACCGTGGTGCATGGTTCATAAATTATACAAGTGTTTTTGTAAAGGGCGTTTCACAGATACAGGCGAGTCACTGAATAATGGAACTGATATAGCACCATCTTTAGAGCATAGTGTGAATGTTGTGAAAGACCAATGTACAAATAGCTCTATAAATACATCTGAAAGTTTAAGAATAGATCAAGATGAcaagataaaaagaaaagatagGCCTATTACTCCAGTCAAAATTACAGAATCTTTGGAGGTCACTTCAGCTGTCGATAACGCAAAGTATAAAACTAGGTTTTCAGTAAGAAATTTAGAAAAAGCCCCTAATTACAATGATGAATTAACCGAAGAAATTTATACGTGCGCAAGAATAATGCCTTACGAAGGTAGAAAATTTAGCGATGGTTATTACAGGCatactaataacaaaatattagaaatggaaaaaaatgacaaaaggTTACAAGACAGATTAGCTGTTCTTAACCAGGACCAGCAtgaagttaaaagtaaaaataaatcacgCATTAATACCACTATTGATTCATCTATTTTGGATATGCTGTATAAGGAAGATGAAACGAATCCattaacaattgaaaaaaatgaaactattaCCTCTCAAACAAAGCGTAAAAGGTTGTCCAGTAAAACAAAACTAGTAGCTTGGTTAGAAGCCAATTACAAATTGTACAAAGAAAGAAGTGACCAAggtctaataaaaaaatcacttgaACCACCAAAGTTGGGAAAAATAGTGCTCCATTCATGGGAGTTTATATTAAACAGATATAGGGAAcaaaaaaatttgtttttgatatctCAACAGAAACCTTTCAGAATTTTTATGGCAGTACATACACGTCACCCATTTTTTGataattgtttgaatattaatgatattCGATTTGCTGATTTACATAAATATCCACAAACAGttaaaaatttacttattaatgCAACTGACTTAAAAGATTTCTTTTGTATATTACGGGGTTTAGCATTCTGTTGGGAACTAATTGGTTCCGTTgccaaaataaatgaagatgtAGATGGTCAAGAAATTAACGTAGAATCGTCAGGAAAGGAAACGTTTGTTATATACGACAGTGATGATTCTTCGGAAGATAATACATCGCTTGAAACATGTAATAAAAAGGCAGAAGAAAGATCATTAGAAATTTCAGACGAAACTATTGCATCGAAATGGTTTGTCATGACAATAGAAAATGATTTCTCAGAAATTCGATTTCCTGAAAAAGGATTCTTTGTCACGCATAAAAGTATTATGAAAGTAATTTGTATGGCTCGCCTAGCTAATAAAACAGTGCGTCTGTCTTCCAGACAATGTGTGGAGGAAAGCGAAAATCCTTCCTTTGGAATTTACGCAATGCCCAACACTAATGAAAATTGTGTATTGGTTGGCCCGTATGAACTGAAAGATCCCTTAGGAATCGAGactgttaaaacatttttagactTTAAATCTTATCATACAAAAATGACTTCAACTAGAGGTTTTTGGATGAAAACAAGCAAAGTCGATAATTTACAAGTAGTAGAGAATCCGTTATCATTTATGTCTCTTGCTAACCCTCATAGTAAGCACTCAATACCTTTAGAAAACCATTGCCTCGAGGAAGGAGGTTTTCATCAAAATCACATATTTCCTGGAAATCATGATAAAATTGAGAAACCAAAGCCATCAAATTCACCACAAAAGGTTGTCAAACCCATTAAGATACGTAAGACAAATGGTTTTTATCATCTCGCATCGGACGGTGTGTTGAAAAGAATAGCGTTACCACCAAACCTTGCTAAAGCTATGCCAGTTGTACTAAATACGTGTTTAAATACTGGGAATGGTTCAGTATTGCAACCGGCAGCGAATAATATGAAAATCGTCCAATTTTCTCCAAtaaattcaaacattaaaactacTTCGTTAGAGTCGAATGTCAGAAGTATAACATTACAGTCAAATGTTAATGCTACACCATTTCATGTTAATAGTATAACCTCAGAGGCAAATCACGAAACGACACAATTTGAGTCAAATACTGAAACTGAATCGTATGTTATTAATACACCTGAAAAAGAAGTTGatacattttcattacaaaacgAGAATTCTCCGAAGAAACAAGAAAGAATGTTTGTTCTAAAACCTGAGGAAATTAATAGGAAGCTTTTACAAGAAAGTACAAGTTCCATGTCAACTGCAATAGCTGTAACTGAGTATTGTTCTGAGGATGAGCCATCAAACGTTAATATGACGGAATTACTCCTAGAAAATACATCTGAATCTGAGTATTTGGGTGCAAGTAATGATGATGTCTATGTTATTTCGGATGATGATGAGTCAATTACGGAATTCAAGACAGAAAATGATCTCAGGGACGTATGGATAGAATGCACAAATGTCATAGATCTTGGCTGGATTACAGGcagaaaaaattgttacaatttgCTGAGTTTTAAGTTTCCCGGATATGATTATTCTGAGTTTTACCCTGAGGATAGAGTATTCTTCTACATAAATGC aaaattgtGTGAAATGAGTAACAGTTCAAtgtcaaaagaaataaagtggAAAGTTGTCGAATCACCCGAGCAACTCAGAGGAAGCGAAATTGATCCggaaaaaatattaagcatTAAT CCTTCCTTTTCCAGGGAACAGGAATCTACTGCACAG ATTGACTTGCCCGACGTGAAAGAAACTTTTGTAACCAGGAAAGtgcaacattaa